A region from the Papaver somniferum cultivar HN1 unplaced genomic scaffold, ASM357369v1 unplaced-scaffold_125, whole genome shotgun sequence genome encodes:
- the LOC113331496 gene encoding uncharacterized protein LOC113331496: MTETDDEGTNPPPKSLRDYMFPTRVSQLSSIVLPTTTTTFEIRTSTIQSLPKFFGKENENPYYHIREFEELCGTMKFKDLADKYLKLRLFPFSLKDKAKSWLNALAPSSIHTWNDIINLFLYKFFPRHKTIAIRGKLNSFSQQEGESLYDYIERFHDLLLQCPHHGFDTPRLTLILYEGLDFKTLNMVESFYGGNFPDKTAEEGYKFLHEMAGKTQEWEVREPIRSMTSSTGVHRVDSELDSEEKFADILRRVESLERNAEIKHVESITHTSSITNDFADQKFSSLEESMNLFMQATQRFMATLEQQLDHITSQLNERDKDQFPSQIQLNPKDSVEVSTSGAKPTHHVQVFSTLRSGQVVDNHVRDA; encoded by the coding sequence ATGACGGAAACAGATGATGAGGGTACGAACCCTCCACCTAAAAGTTTGAGAGATTATATGTTCCCAACTAGAGTATCTCAACTTTCTTCTATTGTTTTGCCTACCACCACAACAACTTTTGAGATTAGAACAAGCACCATTCAATCACTTCCTAAATTCTTTGGTAAGGAGAATGAAAATCCTTACTACCACATTAGAGAGTTTGAAGAATTGTGCGGTACAATGAAATTCAAGGATTTAGCTGATAAGTATCTCAAACTTAGGTTGTTCCCTTTTTCCTTGAAGGATAAGGCAAAATCATGGTTAAATGCATTAGCTCCTTCATCAATTCATACTTGGAATGACATAATTAATCTATTCTTGTATAAATTCTTTCCGAGGCATAAAACTATTGCCATTCGTGGAAAGTTGAATAGTTTTTCTCAGCAAGAAGGAGAATCTCTTTATGATTACATAGAGAGGTTCCATGATCTCTTGCtacaatgtccacaccatggatttgatactcCTAGGCTCACATTGATCCTTTATGAGGGATTAGATTTCAAAACTCTGAATATGGTAGAATCATTTTATGGTGGTAATTTTCCTGATAAGACTGCCGAAGAAGGTTATAAATTTTTGCATGAAATGGCAGGAAAAACACAAGAATGGGAGGTTAGAGAACCCATAAGATCAATGACTAGTAGCACAGGGGTTCACAGAGTTGACAGTGAATTGGACTCTGAGGAAAAGTTTGCTGATATTTTACGAAGAGTTGAgtctttagaaagaaatgctgAAATTAAGCATGTTGAGTCTATTACGCATACATCTTCTATTACTAATGATTTTGCTGACCAAAAATTTTCTAGTTTGGAAGAAAGTATGAATTTGTTTATGCAGGCTACTCAAAGATTTATGGCGACCTTAGAGCAACAACTAGATCATATCACTAGCCAGTTGAATGAGCGAGACAAGGATCAGTTCCCGAGTCAAATACAGCTCAACCCCAAGGATTCTGTTGAGGTAAGCACATCTGGTGCTAAGCCTACTCATCATGTCCAAGTCTTCTCTACCCTAAGAAGTGGACAGGTTGTGGATAACCATGTTCGTGATGCTTAG